AAGTAGTTAAGGTGTTATAATCAGCCAAGTTTACAATTTTAGTTTGATAACCCCTGCTGAAATTCAGATATGCGTGCATGTGTTAAGCACACTACTTGCATTCCAACATCTGTCACGGTATCATTGCACTTAGTGAGAGGAGATAGAGTcagggagatgtacagcatggaaacagactcttcggtccaacccatccatgccgaccagacatcccaacccaatctagtccatcctgccagcacccggcccatatccctccaaacccttcctactcagacacccatccaaatacctcttaagtgttgcaattgtaccagtctccaccatttcctctggcagctcattccatgcatgtaccaccctctgaaaacgttgccccttaggtctcttttatatctttcccctctcaccctaaacctatgccctctagttctggactccctgaccccagggaaaagactttgcctttttagcatatccatgcccctcataattttgtaaaactctataaggtcacccctcaacctctgacgctccagggaaaacagccccagcctgttcagcctctctctatagctcaaatcctccaaccctggcaacatccttgtaaatcttttttgaaccctttcaaatttcacaacatctttccgatagtaaggagaccagaattgcacagtaATCCAACAgtagccttaccaatgtcctgtacagccgcaacatgacctcccaactcctgtactcaatgcaatgaccaataaaggaaagcataccaaacaccttcttcattaccctacctacctgcgactccactttcaaggagctatgaacctgcactccaaggtctctttgttcagcaacactccctaggaccttaccattaagtgtataagtcctgctaagatttgctttccctaaatgcagcacctcgcatttatctgaattaaaatccatctgccacttctcaccccattggcccatctattccagatcctgttgtaatctgaggtaaccctcttcgctgtccactacacctccaattttggtgtcatctgcaaacttactaactgtacctcttatgcacgcatccaaaccatttgtgtaaatgacaaaaagtagaggacccagcacaaatccttgtggcactccactggtcacaggcctccagtctgaaaaacaaccctccaccaccactaccctctgtcttctacctttgagccaaatggctagttctctctatattccatgagatctaaccttgctaatcagtctcccatggggaaccttgttgaaagccttactgaagtccatatagatcacatctaccgctctgccctcatcaatctctttgttacttcctcaaaaaactcaatcaagattgtgagacatgatttcctatgcacaaagccatgttgactatccctaatcagtccttgcctttccaaataaatgtacatcctgtccctcaggattccctccaacaacttgcccaccaccgacgtcaggcttgctggtctatagttccctggcttgtctttaccacccttcttaaacagtgacaccacgttagccaacctctagtcttctggcacctcacctgtgactatcaatgatacaaatatctcagcaagaggtccagcaatcacttcactagcttcccacaaaggGGAACGGGAAAATGAAACTataaaatcaaaatagagttttGAGTGTGTGAACAACCCCCTTTACCATTCTACAGATAGTTTAATTCTCCATCTTTTTGATTCTTCCATGGAATGTTGATGTCACTGGCAAGCaaagtatttgttgcccatctttaattctctttgaactgagtggtttgctaggCTATTTTGGAGGatggttaagagtcaatcactttgctgtggatctggagtcacatgtaggtcagaacaGGTATGGATGCcatatttccttcccaaaaggacttCAATCAATAAACTATAAACTGATTATAGTTAAATGACCTACATTAATAAATATTGAATTGAAAACTATGagtaattaaatttaaatttcactAACTGCTATAGtgtgatttgaacccatgttccctCAGCATTAATAGAGGCCTTGGAATTATAACTCCGGTGACATTATCACTACATGATTACCTCCCATTAAATTAAATGATATGAAGAAATTGAAGCTACATTTTAAACATTACATGTGTACAAATGGAATGCAATAATTAATTCAAAAGTTATCTCCTTATTGTTAAGTTTTCAGACCTGgtattctgaaaaaaaaattatgtaCTTCATCCTGATTCTGGATTTCCAAAGAACTATTTAAAATAATCCTCTTACTAAATGTAAAATAAACTCATTTGGAAATGTAAAATGCTCTTTCAAACCCTTGCTTATTTTGAGATTCAATCATGAATTTCTCAGTTTGCTTTTTTATTCTTCACATTTTTGTCCTTGCAACTTGATTTTCTTGAATTGCACCAAAGCCAACAACATGACTATATTGCTGCTGTTAACTCTCAAATTTGGCACCAGCAACAATACCACTTTAAGTTATATTCCCACTGCATCTATTGCCTAGGAAGTGCCGGCAGGACATAGTTGAGTTTATTTAAAAAGAACATTGATCTAGTGAGTCATTTAAATTTCAAAAGTTCTAATCAGCACCCATCAACTATATTCTACTCTTCTGAAATTTCACAGACTGTCAAAAGTCAAGAGCATGTTAATATTTATGTACAAATCCACATAGATCTTCCTTTAACTACAGCAAAGTGCATGATACCACAGTTTGGCACAGCTGCCTTCTCATACCACTGTCTCTGATGCCTGTTTATATTCCAGTTCCAGAACTGGCAATTTACTCCTGATTTTGGTACCCCCAAAATCAGGAGTAAATTGCCAGTTCTGGAACTGGGAGGTGGGGAGTGCATTTTCTTTAAACAAATTAAATTTTGGAAGAGGGAAACAATTATCCTTACACTGGTTGCTGAACCATATTTCTCCCATGCTTGGTTCAAATAATAATTGTGAATGCAAAAGCTTTTTTTTAGCCATTCATATACATGCAAAAATCAATTAATTCAAGGTCTGGTCAGCTCCATTGAAGAAAAAGTGAAATAAATTCTTTGTAATTATAATGGCCTGCAAGTGATAATGCTAAGGAGCACATTGAGTACTATCGAAAATGTTGACAAGATCCAAAGGCAGAAGAACAACTCTGAATCTCATAGAAGTAAGACCTATTATTTAGGTCTCCCTCATAGTCTCAGTAACAATGCCAACCATTCCAATGTAACTTGTATCTAATTTCTATCATGCAATGAACTACATCTTATTTAAGATAACAGCCTCTCCTTGTTAGACCAGATGGTACTTGAATGGCCCTGGCTACTCTGCTAATGACTAAATAAAATATTATAAACATTACATTGCTGATATTCAGAGCATTAAGAAAAATATTAACTCATGAGTCACCTCACAGCGCCTTTTAAAGTCAGGGTTTCAGAGATCTGTTTTCCATTAATATTTATGTAGTCAGCTTCTGCTGCTGGTGATTCCAGTTGATTACTCTCCCTGAGCAAAAAGAAAAATATTGAAGCAAAATTACATTTTAATGATGAAATTCCACGATTATGTTATCAATACAACCTGTTTATTCATTTGGCTTTGCTCTCTACAGGTTAGAgtctagtgctggaaaagcacagccggacaggcagcatctgaggagcaagagaatcgacattgattctcctgctcctcggatgctgcctgaccggctctgcttttccagcaccagactctcgactccaatctccagcatctgcagtccttactttctcccagtttACTCTCTACAGGATGATCCCTGGTTAAATATTAATATCACATTCCAGCTCCACTGGAAATAAGTTCAACATTCGGGTCATTAAGTACTAGTTTACTTTGCAGCTTATGCTAATGGAGTTTTTGACAATGTACATCAAATATTTAGAAATGTAACAGTGAAAAATTTAATCTTAGTGATGGTTAGTCAGCATCTAGCAAGTTTATGCATCTGTACAGATTCTGCAATGTTTTCTTTTGATTAGCACCAAAGAATTATTATGTTACAATATTTTGTGAGGGAGTCAACTACTCCTTGTTTGGGTCTGAACTTTCCAGTGTCTTTGCAAACTATCATTCCATCTCCAACCTTCCTTTCCTCACCAAAGTCCTTACATGTTGTTGCTTTCCAAATCTAGAGTCATCCTGCACATAAATAGTCTcttcagttcaaccagtccatgccgatcttaatcccaaactgaactagtcccacctgcctgcacttggcccatatctctccaaacatttcttatttatgtactcacccaaatgtcttttaaatattgtaactgcacccgtatccaccacttccttcatTCTAAACACAAACCAACctctgtaaaaaggttgccccatgaccttaaaaatgtgtcccccaccacccccaccccccccaccacccccccccccacctacttGAAACACCCCACTAAATGGAAAAGAtacctgtcattcaccttatctgttcccttcatgattttaaaaaccactataaggtcacccttcaacctcctaaaGCCTGTAACTCAAACAAttcattcccaacaacatccttgtagatcttttctgaaccctttccagcttactAATATCCTTCCTGTTACGGAGTGACCGTAATTGGGAGCAGTACTCCAGaaaggtctcaccaacatcctgtacaactcaacatggcatcccaacttctatcctaaaaggtctgagcaaagaaggcaggtgtgctaaacaccttcttaaccatccaGTCTGCATGTGATGCTAACTTCAAACaattaggtctctctgttctacaatactagccaaggctctacttttaattgtttgtcttacaaaatgcaatacctcacatttacccaaactaaactccatctgcccattgATCCAACTGATCCAGATCTCTTGTAATCTGAGCTAAGCTTAggcactgtccactataccaccaattttgccGTCGTCTACAAACTTGTGTCAGTCTTTCACAGAACTCCATGTTTGAATCTCTTCAATCAGGTGTCTGTTCCTGCCACAGTATCAAAGTCACAAATGGCATTTATCTTTCATCATCCTTATGATCTGTCGGCAGCTTTTGAGACAGTTGGTCACAGAATCCTCTGATATCTCTCCGTGATATCTCGCTGGATAGCTCTGCATTTCCTTGGTTCTGTTCTTTTCTACCTAACTGTAGACAAAGTAGCATCTGTATCTACTTCTCTTCCTGCTTCTGCACTTCTGCCTCTAGTATTATCCAAACATATATCTTTCCTCCCTTCCTATTGCTCATTTGTATGCCACATCTTGGTAACATCATATGAAAACACATCAGTTTACATCCGTAAGTATCCCTGCCACCTGGGATTGCTATCTCTTGATTTGACTATTCAAAGGCACTGTTCATTCAAACACCCATAATTGAAAGGCAAGCAAATATTTGCCACGTGCATTCTAATTTGTCCTGAACCTCATTCATCTGTTACAAGGAGCGCCTCCTCAATATGTAACACCTTAATTTTTAACCTCTtatcctgttttcaaatcttcctGTGGCCTCATCCCTAACTATCTCTGCAAAGgtgtccaaagatatacaggtcaggtggattggccaagctgaaATTGTCTGCAGTGCTCAGACacgtgtaggctaggtggattagccatgtgggGGCAGGGAATGTAATAGTTGGCTgattctgggtgggatactcttcagagggttgttatGGCCTCCTTCAGCACTGTAGaggttctgtgattctatgaagcTCTTTCAAATGTCAAGGCTCTGATCTGTGTTCCTTTAATAATGGCCTCTTAAGTATTCCAATTTTAATGACTACACCATTGATGATTGTTCCATCAGCTACCTTAACTAAAAGCTCTCTAATCCTCTCCCTAAAGATCTCCACCTCTAAGCTCACTTTCAATCTTTAAGAGGCTCCTTCTTCTTTGACCATGTTTTCACTAAACTCCCATTTGTGCTCAGTGAACCAACTTaagaagttttatttcaataaaaaaGTGCTTCATACATTCCAATTATTGCTGTTATTTGGTTGCAGACAATAAATGTGTATCATAAACAGATGATCATCGAATATGGAAAACCTTTAAAATCACTTACACCTATAATGCATGATGCTAACATCAGGAGGAATCAGTTGGTTCACCTGAAAGTATTTCATGGTGACATCATTACATAATCAATTCATGAATGTATAGCAGAACTGATAGCATATTGTACGTtttgaaattattttaaaattgcaTTTGTGGTTTATTCTTCCAAGTGATGGAGAATGGATGTGACATTATGATTAATCAATGTTATTCAGTTGTTAAGCACCTTTTCATAGCATAAAGATTTATTCTTAAGTTCTTTTTAACTCGGTCACTGAGGTGCACTAAACCAGAATGCtaacatttaaaagcatctgtCAAGCATCAGTTTTAATGAAACAGATTAATCCTGTTAACTGAGCTCATGAAGAAATTGCAAGCTGTCTTGTATTTTCCCAATACATCCTCACACCCCTACTCCAGTGCACATCTTGGAACTGCACAGGTGGAAGTGTGACAATAACTTCTACAAATCTAACACTGTCCAATGGCAAAAGAAGTGAGGGTAGGTATAGAGTCATAGgaatatacagtatggaaacagaccctttggtccaattcgtccatgctgaccaaatgtcCCCTAAAcgaatctattcccatttgccaccatttggcccatatccctccaaacccttcacaagcataaacccatccagatgccttttaaatattgtcattgtaccagcctccaccacttcctctggcagctcgttccatacatacTACTgccctctacatgaaaaggttgccccttaggttcattttaaatctttcccctctcaccttaaacctttgccctctagttttggactcccctcaccctgggaaaaagaaaccttggctattcacccaagCTATGTCCaccaggattttataaacctccagacTATCACCCCTTGGCCTCTGATGCTGttggcaaaacagccccagcctattcagcctttccctatagctcaaactttcaaccctgcaacatccttgttaaatcTTTCCCGAAATCTTTCAAGTTTAACCACATCCTTCCACttgcagggagatcagaattgaacatagtattccaaaagtggtctaaccaatatcctggccacatcatgacctcccaactctgagactaatgcactgacaaataaagacaaacataccaaacaccttcctcagTATTCCACCTGGGAATTCATTTTTAAGGAACCACGAACCTgcaccccaggtctctttgttaagcaatactccccaggactttaccattatgtGGAAaagtcttgccttgatttgtcttttcaaactacagcacctcacatttatcttctCGAATGCCTTACTGTTCGATCACACCCACCGCCccgccttcatcaatcctctttattacttcttcaaaaatctcaaccaagttagtgagacatgattccccatgcacaaagccatgttaactgtccgtaatcagtccttgcctttccaaatacatgtaaatcatgtccctcgggattcccaccaacaatttgcccaccattgatgtcaggctcgctgatctatagttccctggcttttccttaacacTGTTCTTAAATACTGGCACCACTTACCAACTTCCAGTCCTCCGGTACCTCACCtatggctatcaatgatacaaatatctcggctAGAAGCCCTGCAATCATATCCCTAGCTTCCCAACTGATCAAGTCCTgtggacttatccacctttatgcattttaagacatccagtaccacctcctctgtaaaatggacatttttaaagatgtcacttctttttccccaagttctctatcTTACATATTTTTCTCCACACTGATGCCAAAACTTGTTTAgtatccgcccccccccccccccccacccaatctCCTGCAGTTCAACATATAGGAAACCTCGCTGTTCTTTGAggggttctattctctccctacttactctttttttccttaatgtatttataaaatccctttggattctccttaaaccctttttgctaaagctatctcgtCTGCTTATTTCCCTCCTAagaatactcctactgcctttatactcttctaaggattcactcaatctatcctgtccatacctgacataagcttctttctttttcttgaccaaaacctcaatttctgaAGTCATCCAGCAgtccctgcacctaccagccttgccctacACCCAAAAAGGAATATACTATCTCTGGacttttgttatctcatttttgaaggactcacattttccagccatccttttgcctgcaaatatctgcctccaatcaacttttgatagttcttgcccaataccataaaaattggccttcctccaatttaaatcCGGTCTATTATTTtctattactattttaaaactaatagaattatggtcactgctcccccactgacacctcagttacctgctGTGCCTTACTTcccaggtcaagttttgcaccttctctagtcggtatatcacatactaaatcagaaaattttcttagaCACAATTAACATATTCTTTTCCATCTAAGCCCTACCAttaccactctattattcttacagataatggagatcttcttacaaatttgtttcgcAATTGTCTGATTATcttttggagggggggggggtctatagtTCAATCCCAATATGGTGATcattccttccttatttctcaatttcatccaaataacctccctggacaTATTCCTCCCTAAGTATAGCCATAGTGTTATCTCTAATCAAGAACGCTACTGCTGCTCTTCTCTTGCACCAACACTGCTCCCCCCCCCGCctgctccccccgccccccccaaccaccaccaccaccacaacctatccttcctctagcatctatgccttggaacattaagctgccaatcttgTTCTTCAttgagccacatctctgtaaatTGCTATGATTTCcctgtcccatgttcccaaccatgccctgagtttatctgcctcacctgttaggcctcttgcactgaaataaatgcagtttaacttatCTGTCATTCTTGGCTTTGTTCCTGcttgccttgactgtttgacttacTCCTTTTCCCAAAtgcaccagtctcagactgatctcttttctcaccaTGTCCTGACATCCCattcccctcaccccactcctCCCAATTAGCTCCAacaaatctccctgtcagtatagTGAAAGTGAAGAAAATTACTGGATTAAAAACACCATATTGTAAATTCCAAAACTATTAGTATTGTCTATAAACTAATAATCATTAAGAAgacgtaacaaaaataaaagactTCAGGAACTTACTCCGAATTTGTGCACCAGATTTTATTCACGATAAATCCAATGAAACATACACAGAGAAATACAACTACTGCAATGATCCCTGTAAGCCAGGGTTGTAACTGTCTGCTAGACTGTTCTTTAGGTTCTCCTGTTGGAAAAAAAAAATGACGTTAAATCACCAGAATCTAATAATCATCTTTTCACAGGTGGAAGTTGTTCAATGCAGAATTTGTTCCTTCTTGATGAAAGCCATCCACATTTTTTGAAAAGCTGAATAAATTATAATTTATTTATTCTTCAGTCACATCATTGACATCGTAAATTGCATGTTTTAAATGTTCATAAATCCGTCTCCTCTATTGAGCCCACTCCTTCAAATTCCAAACCTCAGAATATTACAAAAAGGCACTGAAAATAGCCTGTTGACACTTGTAGTTCAGCATCAGTGAAAAGAAATAGATGGGCCCAGGTTCAGGAATAGAAATACTGGTGAGACTATAAACACAGGGTTTCTTGTGGCATAGTCgaggtgtccctacctctgagccaggaacccctagttcaagccccacctgctcaAAAGGTACATAATTACAcccctgaacagattgattagaaaatatataGTCACTCTGTTATTATGAATGAATGAGTCAGTATTTCTATGATTCCTAGCCATTATTTCATCTGATCTGCAGCAAGTCTCTTCCCCGGTCCCCATCTAATTTCTCTCTGTTCTCGAGGTGAGCCTGTCACCACattctctgcaatctcttcccttcagCTCACCAAGTCTGTTTCTGATCTTCAGCCTGTCTCTACAGCAGATCACCAGTCTCATCCCCAATCTCAGGTCTTCCGCCAATTACCTGCCCCATCCCTCTCAGTCCCTTCCCCTGATCACCAGTCAATATCTCCACCTGAATCCCAGCAGGGATGAGGCAGTGTACTTGATTAGAGCAGAGGGAAAATGGGACAGGAGTGAGCAATGGATAGAAAAGggaagggagtgggggagtgaggcAGTAAACAGCATGGGAGTAAACTTAAAACATGAGTGAGGCAGTGAGAAGGGTGGGAGTGGATTGGAAGCTGCAGTGAGGCAACACCGAGGTTGAAAGCACAGCAGAAAAGGGGCACGAGTGAGGCAGTAAGCAGAACAGGAAGGAAGCAGAGCTGAAGAAAAATGGCAGTTGGCAGGGCAGGGGCAGAATGGAAGCAGGAGTGAGGCATGTGTAGGATCGATTTAGGGCTGATCTGGAAATATGAGTccagattagactggtgctggaaaagcacagcaggtcaggcaacatccaaggagcaggaaaatcaacaattcgggcaaaagcgcttcatctctccaccccggacatccaccttcattcctgatgaagggcttttgcccgaaatgtcgattttcctgctccccagatgctgcctgacctgctgcgcttttccagcaccactctaatccagactctgatctccagcatctgcagtcctcacttttacctgaTCTGgaaatctcctgaaccaatccctGAGGTTGCAGAAAACCTTTCCAACAGCACTGTTCCATTGTTGGACAGTGATAATACTAACATAAAACTCACATTATAAAAATGGACATTGTGACATAAGGCAAAGAAATAGGTCCTAAAGAATAACACCATTAAAATGATATGTCAGGttagacaatttaaaataaagacTTAATGTGCTGCAACAATTGAGCTTGGAATTTTGCTGTTTCAAGACAAATTTTCTGACAGAGACACAATGAACTATAACTGTTATTTTGATTTGCTTTATCCCAATCTGatttacagtcatagaatcatagtgatgtacaacacagaaacagattcttcggtccaacctgtccatgctgaccagatatcccaacccaatctagtcccacctgccatatccctccaaactcctctaattcatatacccatccagatgccttgtaaatgttgcaattgtatcagcccccaccattttctctggcagtccattccatacacataccatcctctgcatgaaaaggtggccccttagatctcttttatatctttcctctctcagcctaagcctagttctggactcccccactccagggaaaatactttgtctatttaccttatccatgcccctcatgattttataaaccgctataagatcacccctcagcctccgacgctccaggtaaaacagttccagcatattcaacctctccccatagctcaaatcctccaaccctggcaacatccttgtaaatcttttctgaatcttttcaagtttcacaacatctttccgataggaaggagaccagaattgcatgcaatattccaaaagtgacttaaccaatgtcctgtacagccacagtatgatctctcaactcctgtactcaatactctgaccaataaaggaaagcataccaaatgccttcttcactatcctatctacctgcgactccactttcaagcagatatgaacctgcactccaagatctctttgttcagcaacactccctaggaccgtaccattaagcgtataagtcctgctaagatttgctttcccaaaatgcagcacctcgcatttatctaaattaaactccatctgctacacctcagcccattggctcatctgatcaagatcccattaaagtctgaggtaaccttctttgctgtgcactacacctccaattttgatgtcatctgcaaatttactaactatacctcttatgctcacatccaaataatttatataaatgacgaaaggcagtggacccagcactgatccttgtggtactccactggtcacaggcctccagtctgaaaaacaacccagcaccaccaccctctgtcttctacttttgagccagttctgtatccaaatggctagttctccttgtattccatgagatctgaccttgctcatcagtctcccatggggaaccttgtcgacgtcctactgaagtccatatagatcgtgtctactgctctgccctcatcaatcttctttgttacttcttcacaaaactccatcaagttta
The sequence above is drawn from the Chiloscyllium punctatum isolate Juve2018m chromosome 7, sChiPun1.3, whole genome shotgun sequence genome and encodes:
- the pdzk1ip1 gene encoding PDZK1-interacting protein 1 isoform X2 is translated as MFRRALQLCCVFIALACVDTQDGEPKEQSSRQLQPWLTGIIAVVVFLCVCFIGFIVNKIWCTNSEESNQLESPAAEADYININGKQISETLTLKGAVRSREHSNAYENMCEMCTDESPKIIITAM